In the genome of Podospora pseudocomata strain CBS 415.72m chromosome 2 map unlocalized CBS415.72m_2.2, whole genome shotgun sequence, one region contains:
- a CDS encoding uncharacterized protein (EggNog:ENOG503Q4X7; COG:K), whose protein sequence is MLVTRQSAPEQSSWSIGKFETAFHKSAESLRMSNSYDAVTQSDWQGQYSFLPPGDNNIFSQSYEHVTGSADHADSQAQPRSVAAPSNALDIEAPKRESPPLGHHRLDPLGLRQPKQPSPIPEQPGNQGEQYAQKATESAHEEPLASTETPGMSLGSNPLSSVSSTGQGPEVGPGQPGNESQTVIKEEDEEVLEDEEMIEGDGDGDAQPQPQTAAERTAQRRKMKRFRLTHQQTRFLMSEFAKQPHPDAAHRERLSREIPGLSPRQVQVWFQNRRAKIKRLTADDRERMIKMRAVPEDFDNLGALHSPYGAVHGLGAPMASPVDLGGSSYDHMMRPLMVDVRRSDGDEHLSPTGLSPAFGSIGFNPSNSLSSPDILSPLSPTSTDRYGYSSHMSSGPLSGGPRTSNPFARQPSIDSSMQMHSHHSRQQIRPLQPLHLRDTMTRSRSDSLQSPLRSSMSWKGDSLDYTTYHGGNPSPQLGGRPHGLYQQDQVGGSSGSGLGGYDSSSYSGSTVQSPTHMNYPNYQSSSLQQSQQRGSRLRAASASLPLGLDLRTQYRSSVGSGSMQSATHSPGPRTTSTSQLGGVSSSYTASFPSAPLTAPVDFSLPRTPGYRSTGGDYSMPQMSAPIAPPNDFSQAFQASMSNSSSRTPIRDSFGGGHGPLGLGQQSQSSVDRNDDYSQDPLGMKRKRSFTAATSSANSGPSVYGATS, encoded by the exons ATGCTTGTTACCAGGCAAAGCGCTCCGGAGCAGAGTTCTTGGTCCATTGGCAAATTTGAAACGGCTTTTCACAAGTCCGCGGAAAGCCTACGTATGTCGAACAGCTACGACGCGGTGACGCAGTCAGACTGGCAGGGTCAGTACTCGTTTCTGCCGCCAGGAGACAACAACATCTTCTCTCAGTCATATGAACATGTGACGGGTTCAGCGGACCATGCGGATTCGCAAGCGCAGCCGCGGAGTGTGGCTGCGCCAAGCAACGCCTTAGACATCGAGGCGCCAAAGCGGGAGAGCCCTCCATTGGGACACCACCGCTTAGATCCTCTTGGTCTACGACAGCCAAAGCAGCCATCGCCAATTCCAGAGCAGCCTGGAAATCAAGGGGAACAATATGCGCAAAAAGCAACCGAGTCGGCACACGAGGAGCCGTTGGCATCGACCGAGACCCCCGGCATGTCCTTGGGCTCCAACCCCCTGAGTTCAGTATCATCCACGGGTCAGGGGCCTGAAGTAGGCCCGGGTCAACCAGGGAACGAGAGCCAGACAGtcatcaaggaagaggatgaggaggtgctggaggacgaggagatgatAGAAGGGGAcggagatggtgatgctCAGCCACAACCTCAGACTGCAGCTGAGAGGACCGCCCAGCGACGCAAGATGAAGCGCTTCAG ACTTACGCACCAGCAAACCCGATTTCTGATGAGTGAGTTTGCGAAGCAACCACACCCAGATGCAGCTCACCGCGAACGTTTGTCTCGCGAAATTCCGGGACTGAGTCCACGCCAGGTGCAAGTGTGGTTTCAAAACAG ACGCGCCAAAATAAAACGTTTGACGGCGGACGATCGTGAACGTATGATCAAAATGAGAGCTGTCCCCGAGGACTTTGACAACTTGGGCGCTCTCCACTCCCCATACGGTGCAGTTCATGGACTGGGAGCCCCTATGGCGTCTCCTGTTGACCTTGGAGGATCGTCGTACGACCATATGATGCGCCCGCTAATGGTGGATGTTCGGCGATCTGATGGAGATGAGCACCTCTCACCCACCGGTTTGAGCCCTGCCTTTGGTAGCATAGGCTTCAACCCTTCGAACTCGCTCAGTTCGCCCGACATACTTTCTCCATTATCACCAACATCGACCGATCGCTACGGCTACTCGAGTCACATGTCGTCGGGACCTTTGAGTGGTGGGCCAAGAACATCGAATCCATTTGCACGACAGCCAAGCATCGACAGCAGCATGCAGATGCATAGTCATCATTCGAGACAACAAATACGGCCTCTGCAGCCACTTCACCTCCGAGATACCATGACGCGATCACGCTCCGACTCGTTACAGTCGCCTCTACGATCCAGCATGTCCTGGAAGGGCGATTCTCTTGATTACACTACTTACCACGGCGGGAATCCATCTCCTCAGTTAGGTGGTCGGCCACACGGGTTGTATCAACAGGATCAGGTTGGCGGATCATCTGGGAGCGGGCTAGGGGGCTATGATTCGAGCAGCTACTCTG GCTCTACTGTACAATCCCCAACTCACATGAACTACCCGAATTACCAATCCTCTAGCCTTCAACAAAGCCAACAGCGTGGGTCACGTCTGCGAGCAGCCTCGGCCTCATTACCACTTGGCCTCGATCTTCGAACCCAGTACCGGTCCTCTGTCGGGTCCGGCAGCATGCAATCAGCGACTCATTCTCCAGGTCCACGCACGACATCAACCTCACAATTAGGGGGCGTGTCCTCTAGTTATACCGCGAGTTTTCCATCGGCCCCTCTTACCGCCCCTGTCGACTTCTCTTTGCCTCGCACGCCCGGATACCGGTCAACAGGAGGTGATTATTCGATGCCACAAATGAGCGCCCCGATCGCGCCACCAAACGACTTTTCCCAGGCCTTCCAAGCCAGCATGAGCAATTCGAGCTCGAGGACACCAATAAGGGAttcttttgggggtggtCACGGACCTCTGGGCTTGGGACAGCAGAGCCAAAGCTCAGTCGATCGCAACGATGACTACTCGCAAGACCCGCTCGGCATGAAGCGCAAGCGAAGCTTTACGGCGGCCACATCTTCTGCCAACTCGGGGCCGAGTGTGTATGGAGCAACATCATGA